From one Rattus norvegicus strain BN/NHsdMcwi chromosome 7, GRCr8, whole genome shotgun sequence genomic stretch:
- the Rps10-ps22 gene encoding small ribosomal subunit protein eS10-like: MLIPKKNQIAIYELLFKEGVMVAKKDVHMPKHPELADNLHVMKAMQSLKSRGYVKEQFAWRHFYWYLTNEGIQYLRDYLHLPPEIVPATLRRSHPETSRPRPKGPEGERPARFTRGEAGRDTYRRSAVPPEADKKAEAGAGSATEFQFRWSFSCGHLSEVGDYVALNKL, from the coding sequence ATGTTGATACCCAAGAAGAACCAGATTGCCATCTACGAACTCCTTTTTAAGGAAGGGGTGATGGTTGCCAAAAAAGATGTCCACATGCCCAAACACCCCGAACTGGCAGACAACCTTCACGTCATGAAGGCCATGCAGTCTCTCAAGTCTCGAGGCTATGTGAAGGAGCAGTTTGCGTGGAGACATTTCTACTGGTACCTCACAAATGAGGGCATCCAGTATCTCCGAGATTACCTGCACCTACCTCCGGAGATCGTGCCCGCCACCCTGCGCCGCAGCCATCCCGAGACCAGCAGGCCTCGACCCAAAGGTCCAGAGGGTGAGCGGCCTGCAAGATTCACAagaggggaggcaggcagagacacCTACAGAAGGAGTGCTGTGCCTCCTGAGGCTGACAAgaaagctgaggctggggctggctcAGCAACAGAGTTCCAGTTTAGATGGAGTTTCAGTTGTGGACACCTCAGTGAAGTTGGAGATTATGTGGCATTGaataaactttaa